A stretch of the Anaerolineales bacterium genome encodes the following:
- a CDS encoding redoxin domain-containing protein: MAAVTLVGERAPDFALRDLGGQLHPLGDTLGRITILVFWSADCPHVARLDAYLLDVARDWTPEVISWRVASMANESQSLLLQRSQALGVSLILLDPDQVVADAYGAQVMPHVVVFDRGGVVRHCGAWDDVTFRQRLPARNYLAETVSSLLRGEVPAPRQEPAFGCALVRVWPAARSTNAG; this comes from the coding sequence ATGGCTGCCGTGACGCTGGTTGGGGAGAGAGCGCCAGACTTCGCGCTGCGCGACCTGGGCGGGCAGCTGCACCCATTGGGCGACACCCTGGGCAGGATCACGATCCTGGTGTTCTGGTCCGCTGATTGCCCGCATGTCGCACGCCTGGATGCGTATCTGCTGGATGTGGCCAGGGACTGGACGCCGGAAGTGATCTCCTGGCGCGTGGCGAGCATGGCGAACGAGTCCCAATCCCTGCTGCTGCAGCGCTCGCAGGCCCTTGGCGTCTCTCTGATTCTGCTCGACCCAGATCAGGTCGTGGCGGACGCTTACGGCGCCCAGGTCATGCCGCACGTGGTTGTTTTCGATCGGGGCGGTGTGGTGCGCCACTGCGGCGCCTGGGATGACGTCACGTTCCGCCAGCGCCTGCCGGCCCGCAACTACCTGGCCGAGACCGTTTCTTCGCTGCTGCGGGGCGAAGTCCCCGCGCCGCGCCAGGAGCCGGCGTTTGGCTGTGCCCTGGTGCGCGTCTGGCCGGCTGCCCGCT